CCCGGTACATGGCCGGCGAGCATAGCCCCGCCGGAAACAAAAATGGAAGGGATGTTCATACGGCAGGCAGCCATCAGCATCCCCGGGACTATCTTGTCACAGTTAGGTACGAATACCAGGGCGTCAAAAGGATGGGCGGTAGCCATTATCTCGATCGAATCGGCAATAAGCTCGCGGCTTGCCAAAGAATATTTCATCCCGGTATGGCCCATCGCGATGCCATCGCATACCCCGATAACCGGGAAGGAAACAGGATTCCCCCCAGCTGCTCGCACACCACTCTTTACTGCATCTACGATGCGGTTCAGATGGACATGCCCCGGGATAATCTCATTTGCCCCGTTGACGATGCCTATCATAGGCATATGTATCTCACGGTCAGTCCACCCAAGGGCCTTCATCAAAGACCTGTGTGGTGCTTTTTCGACTCCCTCGGTCATCACTGAAGATCGTTTCTTGCTATCGTCCATGCTTTTTCCTCCCCTGTTACAGGGCCTGGGCGATCAAGTCACCCATCTCTTTTGTACCGACCTTTTTCATCGATTCGGTATAGATGTCTGCGGTGCGGTACCCCGCATCGAGAACTTTCGAAACAGAATCTTCGATTGCCGCTGCCTCTGATTCCATCGAAAAAGAGTAGCGGAGCATCATCGCCACCGAAAGGATGGTGGCAATGGGATTTGCGATATCCATCCCTGCAATGTCGGGGGCACTGCCATGAATAGGCTCGTACATGCCGAAACTATCGCCACGCAGGGAAGCCGAAGGCAACATCCCGATCGAACCGGTAATCTGCGAGGCTTCATCACTGAGGATATCGCCAAACATATTCTCGGTCACGATGACATCGAACTGCCGAGGGTTGCGCACCAGCTGCATGGCCGCATTGTCCACGTAGAGGTGGTTGACCGCAACATCCGGGTATTCGCTTGCAAGGTGTTCCACAATCTCCCTCCACAGCTGGCTGGAATTGAGAATGTTCGCCTTGTCGACGGAAGTCAGTCTCTTCTTGCGTTTCTGCGCGATTTCAAAGCCCTTGCGTACGATACGCTCGATTTCAGCTGTGGTATAACTCATCGTGTCATAGGCCTTGTCACCATCACGGCCGCGCTCGCCGAAGTAGATTCCGCCGGTGAGTTCACGCACTACCATAATGTCCAGGCCTTCGCCGACAATCTCATTCTTCAGGGGACAGGCATCGGCAAGCTGTTTGTACAGGATTGCCGGACGGAGGTTGCAGAACAACCCCATCCCGCCGCGAAGGCCCAAAAGGGCTTTTTCCGGACGGAGGTCGCTCGCTACCTTGTCCCACTTCGGACCCCCGA
The sequence above is a segment of the Sphaerochaeta pleomorpha str. Grapes genome. Coding sequences within it:
- the leuB gene encoding 3-isopropylmalate dehydrogenase; the encoded protein is MKKHIALVPGDGIGPDIVAEAVKVLDVVGKKFGHTFTYDTYLAGGCAIDATGKPLSEETLAGCSKSDSVLLGAVGGPKWDKVASDLRPEKALLGLRGGMGLFCNLRPAILYKQLADACPLKNEIVGEGLDIMVVRELTGGIYFGERGRDGDKAYDTMSYTTAEIERIVRKGFEIAQKRKKRLTSVDKANILNSSQLWREIVEHLASEYPDVAVNHLYVDNAAMQLVRNPRQFDVIVTENMFGDILSDEASQITGSIGMLPSASLRGDSFGMYEPIHGSAPDIAGMDIANPIATILSVAMMLRYSFSMESEAAAIEDSVSKVLDAGYRTADIYTESMKKVGTKEMGDLIAQAL